A part of Gramella sp. MAR_2010_147 genomic DNA contains:
- a CDS encoding endonuclease/exonuclease/phosphatase family protein — MKLKPFLQGFGILAVVITLIPLIAADFWWIRMFDYPHIQLTLLTLTAIAAYFFRFEIKSWRDYTFMAVLVACFIFQFAKIYPYTPFAPYDIGKPTEAVNKETGFMLLTSNVLQKNKEPDLLIAEMKKLNPDVAVFTETDASWNDAIKSGLGSDYPYKVEVPLDNTYGMILYSKLKLIKPQVKYVVDDSIPSIHAEIELRSGDRIQLHAIHPTPPMPQHNPSSSDRDAEMMKTAFEAIDSDLPVVVIGDFNDVAWSNTTSLFQSVGELLDVRKGRSFYNTFNAKSLIMRWSLDHIFVSEEFRVEKIGIGSDIKSDHFPFYAELYLQKELAEEQKPEPASESEVKNAKQQIADEQTENAEKGQNGSSNQ; from the coding sequence ATGAAATTAAAACCTTTTCTTCAGGGCTTCGGTATCCTGGCAGTTGTAATCACTTTAATTCCCCTTATTGCTGCCGACTTTTGGTGGATTCGAATGTTTGATTATCCGCATATTCAGCTCACCTTACTAACATTAACTGCAATTGCCGCCTATTTTTTCAGGTTCGAAATTAAGTCCTGGCGGGATTATACATTTATGGCAGTTCTCGTTGCCTGTTTTATTTTTCAGTTTGCAAAAATATATCCTTACACTCCTTTTGCGCCGTATGATATTGGGAAACCTACTGAAGCAGTGAATAAGGAGACTGGGTTTATGCTGCTCACTTCTAATGTATTGCAGAAGAATAAAGAACCTGATTTATTAATAGCTGAAATGAAAAAACTAAACCCGGATGTAGCTGTTTTTACAGAAACAGATGCCAGTTGGAATGATGCTATTAAATCTGGACTGGGAAGTGATTATCCATATAAAGTTGAAGTGCCTTTGGACAACACATACGGAATGATCCTTTATTCCAAGTTAAAATTGATCAAACCCCAGGTTAAATATGTGGTAGATGATAGTATTCCATCTATACATGCTGAAATAGAGTTACGCTCTGGGGATCGCATCCAATTGCATGCGATTCACCCAACCCCGCCAATGCCACAACACAATCCATCTTCTTCAGACAGGGATGCGGAAATGATGAAAACAGCCTTTGAAGCTATAGATTCAGATTTACCGGTGGTGGTTATTGGTGATTTTAACGACGTTGCATGGTCTAATACTACCAGCCTCTTCCAAAGTGTTGGAGAGCTTCTGGACGTAAGAAAAGGGAGAAGTTTTTATAATACCTTCAATGCTAAAAGTCTTATTATGAGGTGGTCTCTAGACCACATATTTGTTTCTGAAGAATTTAGAGTTGAGAAAATTGGAATTGGAAGTGATATTAAATCTGATCATTTCCCTTTTTATGCAGAACTATACCTTCAGAAGGAACTTGCCGAGGAGCAAAAACCTGAACCTGCCAGTGAGTCGGAAGTTAAAAATGCAAAACAACAAATCGCCGATGAGCAAACAGAAAATGCTGAAAAAGGGCAGAATGGTTCAAGTAATCAGTAA
- a CDS encoding mechanosensitive ion channel family protein: protein MKNSEVEETETVSNSFNQFYNNFIDQLPGIGMGLLIIILGVLIGIWLGKFFQRRISARTSDPLMSRFLGKAIRFIIIITAIMLGLQAAGLGGIATGILTAAGASAVVLGFAFKDIGENFIAGIILAFNRPFDVNDTVEIGENFGKVKTLEFRYTKLKTFDGKDVYIPNSDVLTEPVTNYTEDGFFRWTFTIGIAYEDNIDGAKKTVMEALRKEPMVIENEEHQNFVIEDELATSTVNLKVFFWVDTTDFRMQALITKGNVVRVVKEALEENGYYMPADIQEIKLYGGEKEFPVRLASNVESTSKKD from the coding sequence ATGAAAAATTCTGAAGTTGAAGAAACAGAGACTGTTTCAAACTCCTTTAATCAATTCTATAATAACTTCATAGATCAACTCCCGGGAATTGGAATGGGGCTTTTAATTATTATTCTTGGAGTGCTTATTGGAATTTGGCTGGGAAAATTTTTCCAAAGAAGGATCTCTGCCAGAACATCAGATCCATTAATGAGTAGGTTCCTGGGGAAAGCGATCAGGTTTATTATTATAATCACTGCCATTATGCTTGGGCTGCAGGCTGCCGGTCTTGGAGGAATTGCTACAGGAATCTTAACAGCTGCTGGGGCAAGTGCCGTAGTGCTGGGTTTTGCATTTAAGGATATAGGCGAAAATTTTATTGCCGGAATTATTTTAGCATTTAACAGACCATTTGATGTAAATGATACTGTTGAGATTGGAGAAAATTTTGGTAAGGTTAAAACTTTGGAATTCAGATATACCAAGCTTAAAACTTTTGACGGCAAAGATGTGTATATCCCTAACAGCGATGTACTAACTGAGCCTGTTACAAATTATACTGAAGATGGTTTTTTTCGATGGACGTTTACCATAGGTATTGCTTATGAAGATAATATAGATGGTGCTAAGAAAACGGTGATGGAAGCTCTAAGAAAAGAGCCAATGGTAATTGAGAATGAAGAACATCAAAATTTTGTTATTGAAGATGAACTTGCAACCAGCACTGTTAATCTAAAGGTTTTCTTTTGGGTAGACACTACAGATTTCAGGATGCAAGCACTTATTACAAAGGGAAATGTAGTTAGAGTTGTTAAGGAGGCTTTAGAAGAAAATGGTTACTATATGCCAGCCGATATCCAGGAAATTAAACTTTACGGTGGAGAAAAGGAATTTCCGGTTAGATTGGCTTCTAATGTGGAATCTACTTCAAAAAAGGACTAA
- a CDS encoding hotdog domain-containing protein — MRFHTRKWIKPEDLNPNGTLFGGRLLEWIDEECALYSIVQLENPKTVTKYMSEIDFRSSAHQGDIIEIGIEVTKFGSASLSLKCEVRNKMTRETIITVDKIVMVALDKDGKPKPHGKTEVEFVKDRLK; from the coding sequence ATGAGATTTCATACCCGTAAATGGATCAAACCTGAAGATCTTAATCCTAACGGAACTTTATTTGGAGGTCGCTTATTGGAGTGGATTGATGAAGAATGTGCATTGTATAGTATTGTACAATTAGAAAATCCCAAAACAGTGACTAAATATATGAGTGAGATAGATTTTAGAAGTTCTGCTCACCAAGGCGATATTATAGAAATAGGGATTGAGGTCACAAAATTTGGATCGGCTTCCCTAAGCCTGAAGTGTGAAGTTCGTAATAAGATGACCCGGGAAACGATCATCACCGTAGACAAAATTGTAATGGTCGCGCTGGATAAAGATGGCAAACCGAAACCGCATGGAAAAACTGAGGTTGAATTTGTAAAGGATAGACTGAAATAG
- a CDS encoding NUDIX hydrolase, whose protein sequence is MAQKISVTVDSVVFCKVNNQFKVLLIQRMKEPFKDEWALPGGFVNEGEDLETAAKRELLEETGVKVESMQQVQAFGEPGRDPRGHTISIAFLSRIFCEEDLKASDDAKDAKWFEIEKLHEMKLAFDHDEIINVAQQFL, encoded by the coding sequence ATGGCACAAAAGATATCTGTAACCGTAGACAGTGTTGTTTTTTGTAAAGTAAACAACCAGTTTAAAGTATTGCTAATTCAAAGAATGAAAGAGCCTTTTAAAGATGAATGGGCTTTACCCGGAGGATTCGTAAATGAAGGGGAAGATCTGGAAACGGCAGCAAAACGAGAATTATTAGAGGAAACAGGCGTGAAGGTCGAGTCTATGCAACAAGTTCAGGCTTTTGGCGAACCGGGGAGAGATCCCAGGGGACATACGATTTCTATTGCATTTTTAAGCAGAATATTTTGTGAGGAAGATTTAAAAGCTTCAGATGATGCAAAGGATGCGAAGTGGTTTGAAATTGAAAAGCTTCATGAGATGAAATTGGCATTCGACCATGATGAGATCATAAATGTTGCACAACAATTTTTATAA
- a CDS encoding DUF72 domain-containing protein translates to MKFGKVDDPGSIDFSLPPTHKQTKEVLSAQSASQFKDVRIGCAKWNRADLKNFYPRGTKDELEYYSSQFNSIELNASFYRMFPEEQFAKWEGKAKDDFKFFPKVPRIISHIKRLNETEEITDDFIKNILPLQEKMGMVFLQLREDFGPKNMERVEKFFQHWPKEVPLSAEFRHADWYKDDDVADELNLLMMKYNISHVITDSAGRRDLLHMRLTTDSAFIRYNGANHKSDYTRLDDWLERIVEWHEMGLKNLYFFVHQNVEEASPLLSAYFIEKFNKKFNTGIKIPETLK, encoded by the coding sequence ATGAAATTTGGAAAAGTAGACGATCCGGGAAGTATTGATTTTAGCCTCCCGCCAACCCATAAACAAACTAAAGAAGTTCTTAGTGCTCAAAGTGCTTCTCAATTTAAGGATGTAAGAATAGGTTGTGCAAAATGGAACAGGGCAGATCTTAAAAATTTTTATCCAAGGGGAACTAAAGATGAGCTTGAATATTACTCCTCTCAGTTTAATTCTATAGAGCTCAATGCTTCTTTTTACCGTATGTTTCCTGAAGAACAGTTTGCAAAGTGGGAAGGAAAAGCAAAAGATGATTTCAAATTCTTCCCAAAAGTTCCAAGAATTATAAGTCATATTAAAAGACTTAATGAAACTGAAGAGATAACGGACGATTTTATAAAGAATATTCTACCTCTTCAAGAGAAGATGGGAATGGTATTTCTTCAGTTAAGAGAAGATTTTGGACCAAAAAACATGGAAAGGGTTGAAAAATTCTTTCAACACTGGCCAAAAGAGGTTCCCTTATCTGCAGAATTTCGTCATGCTGATTGGTACAAAGATGATGATGTGGCAGATGAACTGAACCTGCTCATGATGAAATACAATATTTCTCACGTCATTACAGATTCTGCAGGAAGAAGAGACTTACTACATATGAGGTTAACTACAGATTCGGCTTTTATCAGATATAATGGAGCAAATCATAAAAGCGACTATACAAGATTAGATGACTGGTTAGAACGCATTGTTGAATGGCATGAAATGGGTTTAAAGAACCTCTACTTTTTTGTCCATCAAAATGTAGAAGAAGCCTCACCATTATTATCGGCATATTTTATTGAAAAGTTCAATAAAAAGTTTAATACAGGAATTAAGATTCCAGAAACATTAAAATAA
- a CDS encoding NAD-dependent succinate-semialdehyde dehydrogenase, which yields MIESKNPYTGEILEKFKELTKPEIDNALEKANSRFKEWKKTSFKERAGLMNKAAAELKKNKEEYAKDISLEMGKPITQAITEVEKCAWVCEYYAENTEKHLSSKNIKTDAARSYVNYEPIGVVLAVMPWNYPFWQVFRFAAPALMAGNIGVLKHASNVMRSANNIQKVFERAGFPEACFQNMVLGSSKIEDIIRDPRIKAVTLTGSKPAGAAVASTAGQEIKKSVLELGGSNALVIFKDANISESVKTCVQARFQNTGQSCIAGKRLIIHDSIAEEFTEEFVKQVRELKSGDPLNEDTFIGTLARVDLAEDLENQIQDSVKAGAKIVLGGNRNKAYMEPTILTDVTPEMSMFKDETFGPAIGITTFNKDQEAIDLVNISDFGLGVSIFTEDMQFAEKIIPEFEDGAVFVNELVKSDPRLPFGGTKISGYGRELSEDGIKEFVNKKTVYFK from the coding sequence ATGATAGAATCTAAAAACCCATATACAGGCGAAATTCTTGAGAAATTTAAAGAATTAACCAAGCCGGAAATAGATAATGCTCTGGAAAAGGCAAATTCCAGATTTAAAGAGTGGAAAAAGACCAGCTTTAAGGAAAGAGCCGGTTTAATGAATAAAGCAGCAGCTGAGCTTAAAAAGAATAAAGAAGAATACGCTAAAGACATTAGTCTGGAAATGGGAAAGCCCATCACACAGGCAATCACTGAAGTTGAAAAATGTGCCTGGGTTTGCGAATATTATGCTGAAAATACTGAAAAACACTTATCTTCTAAAAATATAAAAACCGATGCTGCTAGAAGCTATGTTAATTATGAGCCTATAGGAGTGGTACTAGCCGTTATGCCGTGGAACTACCCATTCTGGCAGGTATTTAGGTTTGCAGCTCCAGCTTTAATGGCAGGTAATATTGGAGTTTTAAAACATGCCAGTAACGTAATGCGTTCAGCCAATAATATTCAAAAAGTATTTGAACGAGCAGGATTTCCGGAGGCTTGTTTTCAAAATATGGTTTTAGGAAGTAGCAAAATTGAAGATATTATAAGAGATCCCAGAATTAAAGCAGTAACTCTAACAGGGAGTAAACCTGCCGGCGCTGCCGTAGCATCTACGGCTGGTCAAGAGATTAAAAAATCGGTTTTAGAACTGGGAGGCAGTAATGCACTGGTAATTTTTAAGGATGCCAACATCTCTGAAAGTGTAAAAACCTGTGTGCAGGCGAGATTCCAAAATACCGGTCAAAGTTGTATTGCGGGAAAAAGGCTCATTATTCACGATAGTATCGCTGAAGAATTTACTGAAGAATTTGTAAAACAGGTAAGGGAATTAAAAAGTGGAGATCCATTAAATGAAGATACATTTATTGGAACCCTGGCGCGTGTTGATTTAGCTGAAGATCTCGAAAACCAAATTCAGGATTCGGTAAAAGCAGGCGCAAAGATAGTCTTAGGGGGAAATAGAAATAAAGCCTATATGGAGCCCACAATATTAACCGATGTTACTCCAGAGATGAGTATGTTTAAAGATGAAACTTTTGGACCTGCGATTGGAATAACTACATTTAACAAAGATCAGGAAGCTATAGATTTGGTGAATATTTCAGATTTTGGATTAGGAGTCTCCATCTTTACCGAAGACATGCAGTTTGCTGAAAAAATAATTCCTGAATTTGAAGACGGGGCTGTTTTTGTAAATGAGCTTGTAAAGAGTGATCCAAGGCTTCCTTTTGGAGGAACTAAAATATCAGGATATGGTAGAGAACTTTCTGAAGACGGAATAAAAGAATTTGTAAATAAAAAGACAGTATACTTTAAATAA
- a CDS encoding glyoxalase — MNPRDINLKDLRPEIPSARITNNMSSDEKFQNETLRPVAKLQNELLLAIFRNYITKHKNRFYELKLEKRFEYIENAIQRDIKFRNSLKGVIIGQFTLEEYDIYIKNSSALNKRMMNIVKERIQSNIQLLESDMAY, encoded by the coding sequence ATGAATCCGAGAGATATTAACCTAAAGGATCTAAGGCCTGAGATCCCTTCAGCAAGAATTACCAATAATATGAGTTCTGATGAAAAGTTTCAAAATGAAACCCTTCGTCCTGTTGCTAAATTACAGAATGAACTTTTACTGGCTATTTTCAGGAATTATATTACCAAACACAAGAACAGGTTCTATGAACTGAAACTCGAAAAAAGGTTTGAGTATATTGAAAATGCTATTCAAAGAGATATCAAGTTTAGAAATAGTCTTAAGGGGGTTATTATTGGACAGTTCACTTTAGAGGAATATGATATTTATATTAAAAATTCCTCTGCTTTGAATAAAAGGATGATGAATATTGTAAAGGAAAGAATTCAAAGCAATATTCAGCTTCTAGAAAGCGATATGGCGTATTAG
- a CDS encoding DUF3307 domain-containing protein, with the protein MLIFLQLLLAHIITDFVIQPTKWVNHKRHYKGKSKFLYIHSFIAGILTFLFLAKLEWWYIAVFIGITHYFIDLWKLQFKKDNLKMFVADQVLHLFIIILACLYLVSGFGEILPFFSRLFSSEAVLAILTGYLIIIFPTGFLIGKATKRWQNEVEDDLRKNSLDAAGRFIGIFERVLVLTFILTTNFSAIGFLIAAKSILRFSDKSETGARKQTEYVLIGTLMSFTITILIGFLIRHIAF; encoded by the coding sequence ATGCTTATATTTTTACAATTATTATTGGCACATATTATTACCGATTTTGTTATACAACCAACTAAATGGGTGAACCATAAAAGACACTATAAAGGAAAGTCAAAATTTCTATATATACATTCTTTTATCGCGGGAATCTTAACCTTCCTGTTTCTTGCAAAACTAGAATGGTGGTACATCGCAGTATTTATAGGGATAACCCATTATTTTATTGATCTATGGAAATTGCAGTTTAAAAAGGACAATCTTAAAATGTTTGTGGCAGACCAGGTATTGCACCTTTTTATTATCATTTTGGCCTGTTTATATCTTGTTTCAGGATTTGGAGAAATACTTCCCTTTTTCAGCAGATTATTTAGTTCTGAAGCAGTCCTGGCAATTTTAACAGGTTATTTAATTATCATTTTCCCTACAGGATTTTTAATAGGAAAAGCAACTAAAAGATGGCAAAATGAGGTGGAAGACGATCTTCGGAAAAATAGTCTGGATGCGGCAGGTAGATTTATCGGGATCTTTGAAAGGGTTTTAGTGCTTACGTTTATACTTACCACTAATTTTTCAGCAATTGGTTTTCTAATCGCAGCAAAATCTATACTTCGTTTCAGCGATAAATCTGAAACCGGAGCAAGAAAGCAAACCGAATATGTGCTCATAGGAACCCTTATGAGTTTTACAATAACGATCTTAATAGGCTTTCTAATACGCCATATCGCTTTCTAG
- a CDS encoding transcription elongation factor, with translation MVANKEELYHKCLETVNKQINKYQNEMDQIKESMENNDAHTDYDEDDSKGQLLGDFEKYAGYLDNSRKMKEKISKIDRKHYTEEIDFGSVIETSENYYFISAALGQITLEEGSTVYAISTDAPIYQEMKGKKAGESFKFNDKEHKILNVH, from the coding sequence ATGGTAGCTAATAAAGAGGAATTATATCACAAATGCCTGGAAACGGTAAATAAGCAGATCAATAAATATCAGAATGAAATGGATCAGATAAAAGAATCCATGGAAAATAATGATGCGCATACAGATTATGATGAAGACGATAGCAAAGGGCAGTTATTGGGAGATTTTGAGAAATATGCTGGATATCTCGATAATTCAAGAAAAATGAAAGAAAAGATTAGTAAGATAGATAGAAAACATTATACAGAAGAGATCGACTTTGGAAGTGTAATAGAAACTTCTGAAAATTATTATTTTATCTCGGCTGCGCTAGGACAAATTACATTAGAGGAAGGCAGCACAGTGTATGCAATTTCTACAGATGCGCCTATCTATCAAGAAATGAAAGGAAAAAAAGCCGGAGAAAGCTTTAAATTTAACGATAAGGAGCATAAAATCTTAAATGTTCACTAG
- a CDS encoding HDIG domain-containing metalloprotein — protein sequence MSDFVNKLYKNQALFYKVFLFVLTSVLIVYLLPKGGKFKYDIPKGKPWQYENLYAPFDFAILKTDEEVSAERQDITKSHIPYYNFDTKKPEKVNEDALNEVKNVFADTTLNVYETIIDDFVTKTVNDIYEFGLLQESERLDPDQSVYLLKGNEASEVAYRRILKQSQIRSFLNEEIANAGFSSFKIELLEVFFNSVEPNVTFNNQLTQKELESKLNNISYTRGIIEQGSRIIAKGEVVEGNKYNVLRSLKAEYESQVWSKSNYNWIIVGYSTLVALALLMLLLFMRKYRTAIFENNVKVTFIFFNIIFMVMLTTLAVNFNIDYVYVVPLCILPLTLKAFFDARLGLFTHVITVLLLGFIVPNSYEYMFLQIIAGIVTILTVSELYKRANLFISVGQITLVYIIAYFAFTVIQEGNIDDMKPEVFLTFLLGGLATLFVQPLIYVYEKIFGMVSDMSLLELSDTNSKLLKELAEKAPGTFHHSLNVANLAEAAANEINANAMLARVGALYHDIGKMYNPTYFTENQTTSVNSHDELSPRESAQIIIEHVIKGIEIAKKNNLPDRVIDFIRTHHGTSTVYYFYMKEKEANENTSSEDFRYPGPIPFSKETAILMMCDSVEAASKSLKEPTSVLIDNFVEKIINKQMEEGQFLNSNITFKEIQMVKKILKRKLKNIYHLRIEYPE from the coding sequence ATGAGCGATTTCGTTAATAAGCTTTACAAAAATCAGGCGCTTTTCTATAAAGTTTTCCTGTTTGTGCTTACCTCTGTTTTAATCGTTTACCTTCTTCCTAAGGGCGGTAAATTTAAATACGATATCCCAAAGGGTAAGCCCTGGCAGTACGAAAACCTTTATGCCCCTTTCGATTTTGCCATTTTAAAGACAGACGAAGAAGTATCGGCAGAAAGACAGGATATAACAAAATCGCATATACCTTATTATAACTTTGATACAAAAAAACCTGAAAAAGTTAATGAGGACGCATTAAATGAGGTGAAGAATGTTTTTGCTGATACGACCTTAAATGTCTATGAAACGATTATTGATGATTTTGTTACTAAAACCGTCAATGATATCTATGAGTTTGGTTTGTTACAGGAAAGTGAACGCTTAGATCCAGATCAGTCAGTTTATCTGTTAAAGGGAAATGAAGCCTCTGAAGTTGCCTATAGAAGGATATTAAAACAAAGCCAGATTAGAAGTTTTTTAAATGAAGAGATTGCAAATGCCGGCTTCTCATCCTTTAAAATTGAACTGCTTGAGGTGTTTTTTAATTCGGTAGAGCCTAACGTAACTTTTAATAATCAGCTTACTCAAAAAGAACTTGAAAGCAAATTGAATAATATTTCCTATACCCGGGGAATAATAGAACAAGGCAGTAGAATAATAGCAAAAGGTGAGGTTGTTGAAGGTAATAAATATAATGTTCTTAGATCTTTAAAAGCAGAATATGAGTCACAGGTTTGGAGCAAATCTAACTATAATTGGATCATCGTTGGTTATAGTACGCTTGTTGCTTTAGCTTTATTAATGTTGCTACTGTTCATGAGAAAATATCGAACCGCGATATTCGAAAATAATGTAAAAGTAACGTTCATTTTTTTCAACATCATCTTTATGGTGATGCTTACTACCCTGGCTGTAAATTTTAATATAGATTATGTATATGTAGTTCCGTTATGTATACTGCCATTAACATTAAAGGCATTTTTTGATGCCAGATTAGGACTTTTCACCCACGTGATCACCGTTCTTCTTTTAGGGTTTATTGTCCCCAATAGTTATGAGTATATGTTTTTGCAGATTATTGCAGGGATTGTGACCATTCTTACCGTTAGTGAGTTATATAAAAGAGCTAATTTATTTATTTCGGTTGGACAGATCACGCTGGTTTATATTATCGCATATTTTGCTTTTACAGTTATTCAGGAAGGAAATATTGATGATATGAAACCTGAGGTATTTCTAACCTTTTTGCTCGGTGGTTTAGCGACATTGTTCGTTCAGCCACTGATTTATGTTTATGAAAAGATCTTTGGAATGGTAAGCGATATGTCTTTACTGGAACTTTCAGATACGAATTCAAAATTATTAAAAGAACTTGCAGAGAAAGCTCCGGGAACTTTTCATCATAGTTTAAACGTGGCAAATCTGGCTGAAGCTGCTGCTAATGAAATTAATGCAAATGCCATGCTGGCCAGGGTAGGAGCATTGTATCATGATATAGGGAAGATGTATAATCCAACGTATTTTACAGAGAATCAAACTACCTCTGTTAATTCTCATGACGAATTATCGCCCAGGGAAAGCGCTCAGATCATTATAGAGCATGTAATTAAGGGTATTGAAATCGCCAAAAAGAACAATCTGCCAGATAGGGTAATAGATTTTATTAGAACGCATCACGGTACCAGTACGGTTTACTATTTTTATATGAAAGAAAAGGAAGCGAATGAAAATACGTCTTCCGAAGATTTTAGATATCCTGGACCCATACCGTTCAGTAAAGAAACGGCAATACTAATGATGTGCGATAGTGTGGAGGCTGCCAGTAAAAGTCTTAAGGAGCCAACGTCGGTGCTTATAGATAATTTTGTAGAGAAGATCATCAATAAGCAAATGGAAGAGGGACAATTCTTAAATTCTAATATTACGTTTAAAGAAATACAGATGGTAAAGAAAATCCTTAAGCGTAAACTTAAGAATATCTACCATCTGCGTATTGAATATCCTGAATAG